In a single window of the Pocillopora verrucosa isolate sample1 chromosome 4, ASM3666991v2, whole genome shotgun sequence genome:
- the LOC131769583 gene encoding putative uncharacterized protein MYH16: MSTSWINYVYKQFTGEEDNERATSSLDVLSKANIWFSDLPTNNLGPIEESFGARKMTKKGNKDKELEEKMAVLEQQYQEREKELLKRNSALENQLKESRDKMDDLRIQHEKENESLRTEIKDLKDTLLTREKCHTRQKDLLKKMAANAQSELDKARVVISNLSEGIKACEATLSASKETISEKDEKIKQLTSQLNRYEDLIRNLTADMRNYHKSLQKAADDVDKMSERLEVSLEVNSKLVEKISFLQDEDKKMQFDLQERRNKERLNDKMGMMNHLKEDLKTKRTDVTVEILAGVYDDLQPTELNVKSGDCFLPEQKSTVLIKETETPKGDEANVKKTVKDKGGPIRHHQSPLPPIFARLSTSEVGRAKKDDDWLVRNQGNFLPFSQKGK; encoded by the exons ATGAGCACTTCGTGGATAAACTACGTGTATAAACAGTTCACTGGGGAAGAAGACAATGAACGCGCAACCAGCTCATTGGATGTCCTTTCTAAAGCCAATATTTGGTTTTCAGATCTTCCAACAAATAACTTAGGTCCGATTGAGGAATCATTCGGGGCGCGCAAGATGACTAAAAAG GGTAACAAGGATAAAGAATTGGAGGAAAAGATGGCAGTCCTTGAACAACAATACCAAG agagagagaaagaactCCTAAAAAGGAACTCTGCCTTGGAAAATCAACTGAAAGAATCACGTGACAAAATGGACGATCTACGCATTCAgcatgaaaaggaaaacgagTCTCTCCGGACTGAAATTAAAGACTTGAAGGACACTCTACTTACGAGGGAAAAGTGTCATACAAGACAAAAAGATCTTTTGAAAAAGATGGCGGCTAATGCCCAGAGTGAACTGGACAAAGCTCGGGTGGTCATTTCAAATCTCTCTGAAGGGATAAAGGCCTGTGAAG cGACTCTTTCTGCATCAAAGGAGACAATCAGtgagaaagatgaaaaaattaaacagcttACATCTCAGCTAAACAGATATGAAGATCTTATAAGAAACTTAACGGCTGATATGCGGAATTATCACAAGAGCCTGCAGAAAGCTGCAGACGATGTTGACAAAATGAGTGAAAGACTGGAGGTTTCTCTAG AAGTCAACTCTAAGTTGGTTGAGAAGATCAGTTTCCTTCAGGATGAGGACAAAAAGATGCAGTTTGATCttcaagaaagaagaaacaaggAGAGGCTAAACGACAAAATGGGTATGATGAACCATTTAAAGGAAGATCTGAAAACAAAACGCACTGATGTGACAGTAGAAATACTAG ccGGTGTCTACGATGACCTGCAACCTACAGAGCTCAATGTGAAAAGCGGGGACTGTTTTCTCCCAGAACAGAAAAGTACTGTGCTTATAAAAGAGACAGAAACGCCTAAAGGCGATGAAGCAAATGTAAAGAAGACAGTAAAAG ACAAAGGTGGCCCCATCAGGCACCATCAATCACCCCTCCCTCCCATATTTGCACGACTATCTACATCTGAAGTAGGCCGAGCTAAAAAGGATGACGACTGGCTGGTTAGAAACCAAGGAAACTTTCTACCTTTCTCCCAAAAGGGTAAGTGA
- the LOC136280152 gene encoding putative uncharacterized protein MYH16: MSNSWINYVYKQFTGEEDNERATSSLDVLSKANIWFTDLPTNNLGPIEESFGARKMTKTGKKEKELEEKVAVLEQQYLEREKELLKRNSALENQLKESRDKMDDLRIQHEKENESLQTEIKDLKDTLLRREKCHTRQKDLFKKMAANAQSELDKARAVISNLSEGMKACEATLSVSKEKISEKDQKIQQLTSQLNKYEDLLKKLTVDTRNYHKSLQKAADDVDKISERLEVSLEVNSKLVEKISFLQDEDKKMQFDLQERRNKERLNDKMGMVNHLKEDLKTKRTDVTVEILAGVYDDLQPTELNVKSGDCFLPKQKSTVLTKETETPKGDEANVKKTVKDKGGPIRHHQSPLPPIFARLSTSEVGRAKKDDDWLVRNQGNFLPFSQKGK; encoded by the exons ATGAGCAATTCGTGGATAAACTACGTGTACAAACAGTTCACTGGAGAAGAAGACAATGAACGCGCAACCAGCTCATTGGATGTCCTTTCTAAAGCCAATATCTGGTTCACAGATCTTCCAACAAATAACTTAGGTCCGATTGAGGAATCATTCGGGGCGCGCAAGATGACTAAGACG GGTAAGAAGGAGAAAGAATTGGAGGAGAAGGTGGCAGTCCTTGAACAACAATACCTAG agagagagaaagaactCCTAAAAAGGAACTCTGCCTTGGAAAATCAACTGAAAGAATCACGTGACAAAATGGACGATCTACGCATTCAgcatgaaaaggaaaacgagTCTCTCCAGACTGAAATTAAAGACTTGAAGGACACTCTACTTAGGAGAGAAAAGTGTCATACAAGACAAAAAGATCTTTTCAAAAAGATGGCAGCTAATGCCCAGAGTGAACTGGACAAAGCTCGGGCGGTCATTTCAAATCTCTCTGAAGGGATGAAGGCCTGTGAAG cGACTCTTTCTGTATCAAAGGAGAAAATCAGTGAGAAAGATCAAAAAATTCAACAGCTTACATCTCAGCTAAACAAATATGAAGATCTCCTTAAAAAATTAACGGTTGATACGAGAAATTATCACAAGAGCCTGCAGAAAGCTGCAGACGATGTTGATAAAATCAGTGAAAGACTGGAGGTTTCTCTAG AAGTCAACTCTAAGTTGGTTGAGAAGATCAGTTTCCTTCAGGATGAGGACAAAAAGATGCAGTTTGATCttcaagaaagaagaaacaaggAGAGGCTAAACGACAAAATGGGTATGGTGAACCACTTAAAGGAAGATCTGAAAACAAAACGTACTGATGTGACAGTAGAAATACTAG ccGGTGTCTACGACGACCTGCAACCTACAGAGCTCAATGTGAAAAGCGGGGACTGTTTTCtcccaaaacaaaaaagtactGTGCTTACAAAAGAGACAGAAACGCCTAAAGGCGATGAAGCAAATGTAAAGAAGACAGTAAAAG ACAAAGGTGGCCCCATCAGGCACCATCAATCACCCCTCCCTCCCATATTTGCACGACTATCTACATCTGAAGTAGGCCGAGCTAAAAAGGATGACGACTGGCTGGTTAGGAACCAAGGAAACTTTCTACCTTTCTCCCAAAAGGGTAAGTGA